A portion of the Gossypium arboreum isolate Shixiya-1 chromosome 8, ASM2569848v2, whole genome shotgun sequence genome contains these proteins:
- the LOC108469520 gene encoding NAC domain-containing protein 45-like, translated as MAEALVSDDSFLDEYENKALPIGYRFVPRDHELISFYLFNKIKGFQLPFDVIKNIDFYYLDPFHFSPCEFKHGRKNNEAYYFTKTKEIRSKMDRIERHTRNGYWKSCGKAEEIKHRDRIIGLKRLFVFHWRIPELGFGKWVMHEFSIHPTFLVPHPLLDEKIKAKVYLYI; from the exons ATGGCGGAAGCTTTAGTTTCTGATGATAGTTTCCTGGATGAGTATGAAAACAAGGCATTACCAATTGGGTATAGATTTGTTCCTCGAGATCATGAGTTGATTTCCTTTTATCTCTTCAACAAAATCAAGGGATTTCAGCTTCCTTTTGATGTTATCAAAAacattgatttttattacttGGATCCGTTTCATTTTTCACCTT GTGAATTTAAGCATGGTAGGAAGAATAATGAAGCTTATTACTTCACCAAAACGAAGGAAATAAGGTCGAAAATGGATCGAATAGAACGACATACGAGAAATGGTTACTGGAAATCTTGTGGAAAGGCGGAGGAGATCAAACATAGGGATAGAATAATTGGGTTGAAGAGATTGTTTGTGTTTCATTGGAGAATCCCAGAATTAGGGTTTGGGAAATGGGTGATGCATGAATTCAGCATTCACCCTACCTTTCTGGTACCTCATCCACTACTTGATGAAAAAATCAAGGCCAaggtatatttatatatttaa